Proteins from a genomic interval of Synechococcus sp. A15-28:
- the uvrA gene encoding excinuclease ABC subunit UvrA, giving the protein MVRAAAKSTDRKTPVNLSGGSLEDVIRVRGARQHNLKNVDVTIPRNKLVVFTGVSGSGKSSLAFDTIFAEGQRRYVESLSAYARQFLGQVDKPDVDAIEGLSPAISIDQKSTSHNPRSTVGTVTEIQDYLRLLFGRAGEPHCPQCERSIRPQSIDEMVDQILLLPEGTRYQLLAPVVRGKKGTHTKLISGLAAEGFARVRIDGEVRELGDNIELDKNHSHNIEVVVDRLVAREGIQERLTDSLRTVLKRGDGLALVEVVPKKGEELPDGVERERLYSEKFACPVHGAVMEELSPRLFSFNSPYGACEACHGIGHLRKFTVDRVIPDPTQPVYSAVAPWAEKDNSYYFSLLYSVGEAFGFEIKTPWNQLTDEQQDVLLHGSRDPILIQADSRYRKGKGGYNRPFEGILPILERQLRDASGEAQRQKLEKFLELVPCEGCAGQRLRPEALAVKVGPFCIPELTAVSVGQTLERIERLMGVGSHEGAKPLLNERQIQIGDLVLREIRLRLKFLLDVGLDYLSLDRPAMTLSGGEAQRIRLATQIGAGLTGVLYVLDEPSIGLHQRDNDRLLNTLVRLRDLGNTLVVVEHDEDTIRAADHVVDIGPGAGVHGGHIVAEGSFEDLVASEESLTGAYLSGRRSIPTPAERRQSGTRSLKLLDCNRNNLKNVSVEFPLGRLVSVTGVSGSGKSTLVNELLHPALENGLGLKVPFPQGLGELRGLKSIDKVIVIDQSPIGRTPRSNPATYTGAFDPIRQVFAATVEAKARGYQVGQFSFNVKGGRCEACRGQGVNVIEMNFLPDVYVQCDVCKGARFNRETLQVKYKGHTIADVLQMTVEQAAEVFDAIPQAADRLRTLVDVGLGYVKLGQPAPTLSGGEAQRVKLATELSRRATGKTLYLIDEPTTGLSFYDVHKLMDVMQRLVDKGNSIICIEHNLDVIRCSDWIIDLGPEGGDKGGELLVTGTPEEVAQHPTSHTGRYLSRVLEQHPPEITLIAA; this is encoded by the coding sequence ATGGTGCGAGCTGCTGCCAAGAGCACTGATCGGAAGACTCCTGTGAATCTGTCCGGCGGCAGCCTGGAGGATGTGATCCGGGTGCGGGGTGCGCGCCAGCACAACCTCAAGAACGTCGACGTCACCATCCCCCGCAACAAGCTGGTGGTGTTCACCGGTGTCAGTGGCAGCGGCAAGAGTTCGCTGGCGTTCGACACGATTTTTGCGGAGGGTCAGCGCCGCTACGTCGAGAGCCTGTCGGCCTACGCCCGGCAGTTCCTCGGCCAGGTGGACAAACCGGATGTGGATGCCATCGAGGGTCTGTCTCCGGCGATTTCGATCGATCAGAAATCCACCAGTCACAACCCCCGCTCCACCGTTGGCACGGTCACGGAAATTCAGGACTACCTGCGTCTGTTGTTCGGTCGTGCCGGTGAGCCCCACTGTCCCCAGTGCGAGCGCTCGATCCGCCCTCAGAGCATCGACGAGATGGTCGATCAGATCCTGCTGCTGCCGGAGGGTACCCGTTATCAGCTGCTGGCTCCCGTGGTGCGGGGCAAGAAGGGCACCCACACCAAATTGATCAGCGGACTTGCCGCCGAAGGGTTTGCTCGGGTGCGTATCGATGGCGAAGTCCGGGAACTGGGCGACAACATCGAGCTCGACAAGAACCACAGCCACAACATCGAGGTGGTGGTCGATCGTCTGGTGGCCCGTGAGGGGATCCAGGAACGACTCACCGATTCACTGCGCACTGTTCTCAAACGTGGGGACGGCCTCGCTTTGGTGGAAGTGGTGCCCAAGAAGGGGGAGGAGCTTCCCGACGGTGTCGAGCGGGAGCGTCTCTACTCCGAGAAATTCGCGTGCCCGGTGCACGGTGCGGTGATGGAGGAACTGTCGCCGCGCTTGTTCTCGTTCAACAGCCCTTACGGGGCTTGCGAGGCCTGCCATGGCATCGGTCATCTGCGCAAGTTCACCGTGGACCGGGTGATTCCTGATCCCACTCAGCCGGTGTACTCCGCAGTGGCTCCCTGGGCTGAAAAGGACAACAGCTACTACTTCTCACTGCTGTATTCCGTGGGTGAGGCCTTTGGCTTCGAGATCAAAACCCCCTGGAACCAGCTGACTGATGAGCAGCAGGACGTGTTGCTGCACGGCAGTCGCGATCCGATCCTGATTCAGGCGGACAGTCGCTATCGAAAGGGAAAAGGTGGCTACAACCGGCCCTTCGAGGGGATCCTGCCGATCCTCGAGCGTCAATTGCGCGATGCCAGTGGTGAGGCGCAGCGACAGAAACTTGAGAAATTCCTCGAGTTGGTGCCTTGTGAAGGCTGCGCTGGCCAGCGGCTGCGACCGGAGGCCCTCGCGGTCAAGGTCGGACCCTTCTGCATTCCTGAGCTCACGGCCGTCAGCGTCGGTCAGACCCTGGAACGCATCGAGCGGTTGATGGGGGTTGGCAGCCATGAGGGAGCCAAGCCGCTGCTGAATGAGCGTCAGATTCAGATCGGAGATCTGGTGCTGCGGGAAATCCGCCTGCGCCTGAAGTTTCTGCTGGATGTGGGTCTCGATTACCTGAGCCTGGATCGACCGGCGATGACCCTGTCCGGCGGTGAGGCTCAGCGGATCCGACTGGCCACCCAGATTGGTGCTGGTCTCACCGGTGTTCTGTATGTGCTGGATGAGCCGAGCATCGGTCTGCATCAGCGGGATAACGACCGTCTGCTCAACACCCTGGTGCGGCTTCGCGACCTGGGGAACACCCTGGTGGTGGTGGAGCACGACGAGGACACCATCCGTGCTGCCGACCATGTGGTGGACATCGGTCCAGGTGCGGGCGTCCACGGCGGTCACATCGTGGCGGAGGGCTCCTTTGAGGATCTGGTCGCCAGTGAGGAGTCTCTGACGGGTGCCTACCTCAGCGGTCGCCGTTCGATCCCGACCCCGGCGGAACGACGCCAGAGCGGGACCCGTTCGCTCAAATTGCTCGATTGCAACCGCAACAACCTCAAGAACGTCAGCGTTGAGTTTCCCCTCGGTCGGTTGGTGTCGGTTACAGGGGTCAGTGGCAGCGGCAAGAGCACCCTGGTGAATGAGCTGCTCCACCCGGCTCTGGAGAACGGTCTTGGGCTCAAGGTTCCCTTCCCGCAGGGCCTTGGTGAATTGCGGGGGCTGAAGTCGATCGACAAGGTGATCGTGATCGATCAGAGCCCGATCGGCCGCACACCGCGTTCCAACCCGGCCACTTACACCGGAGCGTTCGATCCGATCCGTCAGGTGTTCGCCGCCACGGTGGAAGCCAAGGCCCGTGGTTATCAGGTGGGACAGTTCAGTTTCAACGTCAAGGGAGGACGTTGTGAGGCCTGCCGCGGCCAGGGCGTGAATGTGATTGAGATGAATTTCCTTCCGGACGTCTATGTCCAGTGCGACGTCTGCAAGGGGGCACGCTTCAACCGCGAGACGTTGCAGGTCAAATACAAGGGGCACACCATTGCCGATGTGCTTCAAATGACCGTGGAGCAAGCCGCTGAGGTGTTCGACGCGATTCCGCAGGCGGCGGATCGATTGCGCACCCTGGTGGATGTCGGTCTCGGATACGTGAAGCTTGGCCAGCCGGCTCCGACCCTCTCCGGTGGCGAAGCGCAGCGGGTGAAATTGGCGACGGAGTTGTCACGTCGGGCGACGGGAAAAACCCTTTATCTGATCGACGAACCCACCACGGGTCTGAGTTTTTACGACGTGCACAAATTGATGGATGTGATGCAGCGTCTCGTCGATAAGGGCAATTCGATCATCTGCATCGAGCACAACCTGGATGTGATCCGTTGTTCTGATTGGATCATTGACCTTGGACCCGAGGGTGGCGACAAGGGTGGCGAGCTCCTGGTGACCGGTACCCCGGAAGAGGTGGCCCAGCATCCAACCAGTCACACAGGCCGCTATCTCAGTCGTGTTTTGGAGCAGCATCCGCCGGAGATCACCCTGATCGCCGCCTGA
- the recN gene encoding DNA repair protein RecN has product MLTGLQLQNIALIDQLELEFESGFTVLTGETGAGKSILLDALDAVLGGAQGAAGQRLLRDGSERARIEASFQLSPQLRDWLSEADFEPEDELLISREWKRQDGDRWSSRSRLNGTPVNRQQLLSLRPLLIDLTVQGQTQLLSKPGQQRRWLDRLGGSSLGALKADVASAWQGWCESAAALEAVEREQQRSEEERADQEALLEQLEAAGLEDPGEQERLEQEQDRLVHGVRLQEGLAQLFRRLRDGAEQAPSLQDHLAASVQELQSMAQLDSSLVELRDQALDLEANVEELLRCLDHYGLALESDPEHLDRIQERLADLKRLQRRHGLDLAGLIDRRDALRQRLGDGGFAADLERLRLVELSQRQQRDQANNALRQARSEAAVALQASLLELLPPMGLANVRFKVDLRAADPADHGADAVCFLFSANPGQPMAPLTEVASGGEMSRFLLALKTTLAAVDGSSTLLFDEIDAGVSGRVSGAMADLLRSLGEQRQVFCVTHQPLVAAVADHHFRVSKEVDEGVTYSRVSQLRDTRERRQELAELAGGDQADLYAASLLAQRSA; this is encoded by the coding sequence GTGCTCACCGGTCTGCAGCTGCAGAACATCGCCCTGATCGATCAGCTCGAACTGGAGTTCGAATCGGGTTTCACGGTGCTCACCGGCGAGACCGGCGCTGGAAAATCGATCCTCCTCGATGCCCTCGATGCGGTGCTTGGAGGGGCTCAGGGAGCTGCCGGTCAGCGGTTGCTTCGCGATGGATCGGAGCGGGCTCGGATTGAAGCCAGTTTTCAGCTCAGTCCCCAGCTCAGGGACTGGTTGTCCGAGGCCGACTTTGAACCCGAGGACGAGCTGCTCATCAGCCGGGAGTGGAAACGTCAGGACGGAGATCGTTGGTCCAGCCGTTCGCGCTTGAACGGCACGCCGGTCAACCGTCAGCAGCTCCTGTCCCTCCGGCCGTTGCTGATTGATCTCACGGTGCAGGGTCAGACGCAATTGCTGTCCAAACCCGGTCAACAGCGTCGATGGCTGGATCGTCTCGGTGGCTCCTCCCTGGGGGCGTTGAAGGCTGATGTGGCTTCGGCCTGGCAGGGGTGGTGTGAATCAGCCGCGGCACTTGAGGCCGTTGAGCGGGAACAGCAGCGTTCCGAGGAGGAACGGGCAGACCAGGAGGCCTTGCTCGAACAGCTTGAGGCGGCTGGTCTGGAGGATCCAGGTGAACAGGAGCGGCTGGAACAGGAGCAGGATCGATTGGTTCATGGCGTGCGCCTGCAGGAGGGGCTGGCGCAGTTGTTCCGTCGGTTGAGGGATGGTGCAGAGCAGGCACCTTCGCTGCAGGACCATCTCGCTGCTTCGGTCCAGGAGCTGCAATCGATGGCTCAGCTCGACAGCTCTCTGGTGGAGTTGCGGGATCAAGCCCTCGATCTGGAGGCGAATGTTGAGGAGCTGTTGCGTTGCCTCGATCACTACGGTCTGGCTTTGGAGAGTGACCCGGAGCACCTCGATCGGATCCAGGAGCGTCTGGCGGATCTGAAGCGTTTACAGCGACGCCATGGTCTTGATCTTGCGGGGTTGATCGACCGTCGCGACGCCCTCAGGCAAAGGCTGGGGGATGGGGGATTCGCAGCGGATCTTGAGCGGCTGAGGTTGGTTGAACTGTCCCAGCGCCAGCAACGGGATCAGGCCAATAACGCCCTGCGTCAGGCCCGTTCTGAGGCTGCTGTTGCTCTTCAGGCATCCCTGCTCGAGCTCTTGCCACCGATGGGCCTGGCTAACGTGCGTTTCAAGGTGGATTTGCGAGCGGCGGATCCTGCGGACCACGGAGCGGATGCCGTCTGCTTTCTGTTCTCCGCCAATCCCGGTCAACCGATGGCACCGCTGACGGAGGTGGCGTCCGGAGGCGAGATGTCGCGTTTCCTCCTGGCCTTGAAGACCACCCTCGCTGCTGTCGATGGCTCCAGCACGCTGCTGTTCGATGAGATCGATGCGGGTGTGAGTGGTCGCGTCAGTGGAGCGATGGCTGATCTGCTGCGCAGCCTTGGTGAGCAACGTCAGGTGTTCTGCGTCACCCATCAGCCGCTGGTGGCGGCGGTGGCGGATCACCACTTCAGGGTCAGCAAGGAGGTGGACGAAGGCGTCACCTATTCGCGAGTGTCCCAGCTGCGGGACACTCGGGAGCGTCGACAGGAACTGGCTGAACTGGCTGGCGGCGATCAGGCTGATCTTTATGCAGCCAGCCTCCTGGCCCAGCGTTCGGCCTGA